In Tachysurus fulvidraco isolate hzauxx_2018 chromosome 1, HZAU_PFXX_2.0, whole genome shotgun sequence, a single window of DNA contains:
- the dph2 gene encoding 2-(3-amino-3-carboxypropyl)histidine synthase subunit 2, which translates to MAEVFSSNSEMVLQRSVDVNLTESCSRPEDLQELYQIHETCSFITSNNFKKVALQFPDELLVDCVAVSTALERETQAKTYILGDTTYGSCCVDEVAAEHIGADCIVHYGRSCLSPSRRLPLMYVFGKRPIDVQECARVFRDLFPDQETHVVILYDVTFTHAMYTFQRLLGDTYPNAVFSDLRADHSLGLVHGPLIVNNNLTCEDDGFVHKFGRQFGLKRGKNVEDYKMFYIGQEGLTLTNFMMTWNRCAFSSFDPDTSTGRVENININKALMKRYYAIERAKDANVVGILVGTLGVANYLSIIEQLKESIHKAGKKSYMFAMGKINVPKLANFLEIDVYVLVACPENSLLDSSEFYRPVVTPFEMEVACNKHREWSAEYITDFQDLLPGGSSHVAFPVSDQCTNDDTTDVSLITGALRTSCLRSSSEATDGSSLSSSVVIRNQTLTVASTNTAASFLAGRSWQGLEPKLGETPVVKAVEGRRGIAIAYEEEGTQSKDCST; encoded by the exons ATGGCCGAGGTGTTTAGCAGTAACAGTGAGATGGTGCTGCAGCGCAGTGTAGACGTGAACCTCACTGAATCATGCAGCCGACCTGAAGACCTGCAGGAGCTTTATCAGATCCACGAGACCTGTTCCTTTATCACTAGTAACAACTTCAAAAAG GTAGCTTTGCAGTTTCCTGATGAACTTTTGGTAGATTGTGTTGCGGTCTCTACAGCCTTAGAGAGAGAAACCCAAGCAAAGACTTATATTTTAGGTGACACCACCTATGGCAG CTGCTGTGTGGATGAAGTTGCTGCAGAACACATCGGAGCTGACTGCATTGTGCACTACGGCCGCTCGTGTCTCAGTCCGTCCAGACGCCTGCCTCTTATGTATGTGTTCGGGAAGAGACCCATTGATGTGCAGGAGTGTGCTAGAGTTTTCAGGGACCTCTTCCCTGACCAGGAGACTCATGTGGTCATACTCTATGATGTCACCTTCACACATGCTATGT ATACCTTCCAAAGGCTTTTGGGTGACACCTACCCCAACGCTGTGTTCTCTGATTTAAGAGCAGATCATTCACTTGGTCTGGTCCATGGACCTCTCATAGTTAACAATAACTTGACCTGTGAGGACGACGGGTTTGTTCATAAATTCGGCCGGCAGTTTGGGTTAAAACGAGGAAAGAATGTAGAGGACTACAAGATGTTCTACATTGGCCAGGAGGGTCTTACTCTCACCAATTTCATGATGACGTGGAACCGCTGCGCCTTCAGTTCATTCGACCCTGACACATCCACAGGCCGAGTCGaaaacatcaacatcaacaaagCACTGATGAAGCGATACTATGCCATTGAGCGGGCGAAGGATGCCAATGTGGTGGGAATCCTGGTGGGCACGTTGGGCGTCGCCAACTACTTGAGCATCATCGAACAGCTAAAAGAGAGTATTCACAAAGCCGGCAAGAAGAGCTATATGTTTGCAATGGGTAAAATCAACGTACCAAAGCTGGCCAACTTCCTGGAGATcgatgtgtatgtgttagttGCTTGTCCAGAGAACTCACTGCTGGACTCTAGCGAGTTCTACAGGCCGGTGGTGACGCCGTTTGAGATGGAAGTGGCCTGTAACAAGCATCGTGAGTGGAGTGCAGAATACATCACTGACTTTCAAGACCTGCTGCCTG GAGGAAGCAGTCATGTGGCCTTTCCTGTGTCAGACCAGTGCACTAATGACGACACAACAGATGTGTCACTGATCACTGGAGCACTTCGCACTTCCTGTTTACGATCCTCTTCCGAGGCAACAGATGGTTCATCGTTGTCTTCTTCAGTTGTGATCAGGAATCAGACTCTAACTGTGGCCAGCACAAATACTGCAG CATCTTTTCTGGCTGGCCGGAGCTGGCAGGGGTTGGAGCCTAAGCTGGGAGAAACACCAGTAGTAAAAGCTGTGGAGGGAAGACGTGGTATCGCTATTGCTTATGAGGAGGAGGGTACACAGAGTAAAGACTGCTCTACCTGA
- the garem gene encoding GRB2-associated and regulator of MAPK protein 1 isoform X1, whose translation MELGSMLYNSLKDVTWSTTTLPLDRLVSAYKLPQIVKLDIGESVEGLRENDYLLIHSCRQWTTITAHSLEEGHYVIGPKIEIPVHYEGGRISYSKKFVYWAGQFKLLEQDRDIKEPVQYFNSVEEVAKAFPERVYVMEEITFNVKVASGECNEDTEVYNITLNTGDELTLMGQAEILYAKTPREKSRLNTIFRRIGKLNSITRPGRGKMPCLICMNHRTNESVSLPFQCRGRFSTCSPLELQMQEGEHSIRAIVEKTRLPVNVTVPACPPRNVHDLHPIREGHRYKLVNVRTKTVVVCCALRPNAVLPVHFPLHITTAMPRLLVPEGLLHGEAWLESVVHRWFAYCQEQFDIENYSRAVRDVRADWPEDTKSPKKGTSGTGCAFGTGNGDGVGTNGCPAHLPSSLSSARDELTQSFHRLSVCVYGNNLHGNSEVNLQGCVSLYGEFVPPEASDVDYPLPELLDSSSGPCKVDLPYEELWLDHTQTSSPVHEHNEAVRGNVSVSSCLPSLPYSSVVSTSAAFLSADISLPPPPVPPKSEAVKEECRLLNAPPIPPRSSKQTSLSSGSIPVPKPPTKPRQPDTRSPSPTLSYYSSGLHNIVGESESSKETEEQNHACYPCNWIRTDGNKTNKPPPCHSPSTDTAHSRLSWPNDFCGPDFHKTEDFSSVHCRSYSSYPRKRTPGTPKTFSSGLFDFDRERKSTAATEAQQPAQFCTKSTSYTLEMYKDKPIEECDTKQSRSCPILPPRTPKTSDAKKEKECASTNVAGVDTTRQSDRVNQGTAMSCPLSEGLQWQPPDNLSGLSIEEVSKSLRFIGMSEDVVGLFVREKIDGNLLLQLTEEILSEDFKLSKLQVKKLMQFIGGWRPKM comes from the exons ATGGAGCTCGGCTCTATGCTGTACAACAGTTTAAAAGATGTAACATGGAGCACAACAACTCTGCCTCTGGACCGCCTGGTGAGCGCATACAAACTGCCCCAGATTGTAAAACTGGACATCG GGGAATCGGTGGAAGGGCTAAGAGAAAACGACTACCTCTTGATTCATTCGTGTCGACAGTGGACGACGATCACCGCCCATAGCCTGGAGGAGGGCCATTATGTCATTGGGCCGAAAATCGAGATCCCGGTCCATTATGAGG GAGGCCGTATTTCTTATTCAAAGAAATTTGTTTATTGGGCAGGTCAATTCAAACTGCTGGAGCAGGACCGGGATATTAAGGAGCCGGTGCAGTATTTCAATAGTGTGGAGGAAGTGGCCAAAGCTTTTCCTGAACGGGTTTATGTCATGGAAGAAATAACTTTCAATGTTAAg GTGGCATCCGGAGAATGCAATGAGGATACAGAGGTGTAcaacatcacactgaacacCGGTGACGAGTTAACACTTATGGGCCAAGCGGAGATCCTGTATGCAAAAACGCCAAGAGAGAAATCACGACTCAACACCATCTTCAGACGCATTGGCAAGCTTAACTCGATAACTCGTCCAGGGCGGGGCAAGATGCCATGCCTGATCTGTATGAACCACCGCACTAACGAGAGTGTGAGTCTGCCATTCCAATGCCGTGGCCGCTTTAGCACATGCTCACCGTTGGAGCTGCAGATGCAAGAAGGAGAGCACAGTATCCGTGCCATAGTGGAGAAGACACGGCTGCCGGTCAACGTGACTGTGCCCGCGTGTCCACCACGCAACGTGCATGACCTGCACCCAATCCGAGAGGGGCACCGCTACAAGCTTGTTAATGTGCGTACCAAGACTGTGGTGGTGTGCTGTGCACTCCGCCCAAACGCTGTGCTGCCTGTACACTTTCCCTTGCATATTACCACGGCGATGCCTCGCTTACTGGTACCCGAAGGCTTGCTGCATGGTGAGGCATGGCTCGAAAGCGTAGTTCATCGCTGGTTTGCATACTGCCAGGAACAGTTTGATATTGAAAATTACTCAAGGGCAGTGCGTGATGTGAGGGCCGACTGGCCCGAGGACACCAAGAGTCCCAAGAAAGGCACCAGTGGAACAGGATGTGCATTCGGGACTGGAAATGGAGATGGAGTTGGTACCAATGGCTGCCCTGCCCACCTGCCAAGCTCGCTTAGCTCAGCCCGAGATGAGCTCACGCAGTCATTCCACCGACTATCCGTCTGTGTCTATGGGAACAATCTGCATGGCAACAGTGAGGTGAACCTGCAGGGCTGCGTTAGCCTTTACGGGGAGTTTGTGCCTCCGGAAGCATCAGATGTGGATTATCCACTTCCAGAGCTACTAGACAGTTCATCTGGTCCTTGCAAAGTGGATCTGCCATACGAGGAACTGTGGCTGGACCACACGCAGACAAGCAGTCCTGTACACGAGCATAATGAGGCCGTTCGAGGAAACGTTAGCGTCTCCAGCTGCCTGCCTAGCCTGCCATACTCCAGTGTGGTCTCTACAAGTGCTGCCTTCCTCAGTGCTGATATCAGTCTACCTCCACCCCCTGTGCCTCCAAAATCTGAAGCT GTGAAGGAGGAGTGTCGGTTGTTAAACGCTCCACCAATTCCGCCAAGGAGTTCCAAACAAACATCCCTGAGCTCCGGCAGCATCCCTGTGCCAAAACCACCGACAAAACCAAGGCAGCCAGACACTCGTTCCCCAAGCCCAACGTTGTCCTACTACTCTTCTGGTCTTCACAACAT AGTCGGAGAGAGCGAGTCCTCAAAAGAGACGGAGGAGCAGAACCATGCATGTTACCCATGCAACTGGATTCGAACAGATGGCAACAAAACCAACAAACCTCCCCCCTGCCACAGCCCCTCCACTGACACGGCGCACTCCCGTCTTTCCTGGCCAAATGACTTCTGTGGGCCTGATTTTCACAAAACCGAGGACTTCTCTTCAGTGCATTGCCGTAGTTACTCCAGCTACCCGAGGAAAAGGACCCCTGGCACCCCCAAGACGTTTTCCTCTGGCCTCTTTGACTTTGACAGAGAACGGAAGAGCACCGCAGCCACAGAGGCTCAACAGCCTGCACAGTTTTGTACTAAATCCACAAGTTATACCCTGGAAATGTACAAAGACAAACCTATTGAAGAATGTGACACTAAACAAAGCAGATCATGCCCTATCTTGCCACCAAGaaccccaaaaacaagcgatgcaaagaaagaaaaggaatgtGCATCCACAAATGTAGCAGGAGTTGACACTACACGCCAGTCGGACAGAGTGAACCAGGGAACTGCAATGTCCTGTCCTCTTTCTGAAGGGCTACAATGGCAGCCACCAGACAACCTCTCAGGCCTTTCCATTGAAGAGGTGTCCAAGTCACTACGTTTCATTGGGATGTCGGAGGATGTGGTCGGGTTGTTTGTTCGAGAGAAAATTGATGGTAATTTGCTCTTGCAGCTAACAGAAGAGATTCTGTCAGAGGACTTTAAGTTAAGCAAACTACAAGTGAAAAAACTCATGCAATTTATTGGTGGCTGGAGGCCCAAAATGTAA
- the garem gene encoding GRB2-associated and regulator of MAPK protein 1 isoform X3, whose product MEEITFNVKVASGECNEDTEVYNITLNTGDELTLMGQAEILYAKTPREKSRLNTIFRRIGKLNSITRPGRGKMPCLICMNHRTNESVSLPFQCRGRFSTCSPLELQMQEGEHSIRAIVEKTRLPVNVTVPACPPRNVHDLHPIREGHRYKLVNVRTKTVVVCCALRPNAVLPVHFPLHITTAMPRLLVPEGLLHGEAWLESVVHRWFAYCQEQFDIENYSRAVRDVRADWPEDTKSPKKGTSGTGCAFGTGNGDGVGTNGCPAHLPSSLSSARDELTQSFHRLSVCVYGNNLHGNSEVNLQGCVSLYGEFVPPEASDVDYPLPELLDSSSGPCKVDLPYEELWLDHTQTSSPVHEHNEAVRGNVSVSSCLPSLPYSSVVSTSAAFLSADISLPPPPVPPKSEAVKEECRLLNAPPIPPRSSKQTSLSSGSIPVPKPPTKPRQPDTRSPSPTLSYYSSGLHNIVGESESSKETEEQNHACYPCNWIRTDGNKTNKPPPCHSPSTDTAHSRLSWPNDFCGPDFHKTEDFSSVHCRSYSSYPRKRTPGTPKTFSSGLFDFDRERKSTAATEAQQPAQFCTKSTSYTLEMYKDKPIEECDTKQSRSCPILPPRTPKTSDAKKEKECASTNVAGVDTTRQSDRVNQGTAMSCPLSEGLQWQPPDNLSGLSIEEVSKSLRFIGMSEDVVGLFVREKIDGNLLLQLTEEILSEDFKLSKLQVKKLMQFIGGWRPKM is encoded by the exons ATGGAAGAAATAACTTTCAATGTTAAg GTGGCATCCGGAGAATGCAATGAGGATACAGAGGTGTAcaacatcacactgaacacCGGTGACGAGTTAACACTTATGGGCCAAGCGGAGATCCTGTATGCAAAAACGCCAAGAGAGAAATCACGACTCAACACCATCTTCAGACGCATTGGCAAGCTTAACTCGATAACTCGTCCAGGGCGGGGCAAGATGCCATGCCTGATCTGTATGAACCACCGCACTAACGAGAGTGTGAGTCTGCCATTCCAATGCCGTGGCCGCTTTAGCACATGCTCACCGTTGGAGCTGCAGATGCAAGAAGGAGAGCACAGTATCCGTGCCATAGTGGAGAAGACACGGCTGCCGGTCAACGTGACTGTGCCCGCGTGTCCACCACGCAACGTGCATGACCTGCACCCAATCCGAGAGGGGCACCGCTACAAGCTTGTTAATGTGCGTACCAAGACTGTGGTGGTGTGCTGTGCACTCCGCCCAAACGCTGTGCTGCCTGTACACTTTCCCTTGCATATTACCACGGCGATGCCTCGCTTACTGGTACCCGAAGGCTTGCTGCATGGTGAGGCATGGCTCGAAAGCGTAGTTCATCGCTGGTTTGCATACTGCCAGGAACAGTTTGATATTGAAAATTACTCAAGGGCAGTGCGTGATGTGAGGGCCGACTGGCCCGAGGACACCAAGAGTCCCAAGAAAGGCACCAGTGGAACAGGATGTGCATTCGGGACTGGAAATGGAGATGGAGTTGGTACCAATGGCTGCCCTGCCCACCTGCCAAGCTCGCTTAGCTCAGCCCGAGATGAGCTCACGCAGTCATTCCACCGACTATCCGTCTGTGTCTATGGGAACAATCTGCATGGCAACAGTGAGGTGAACCTGCAGGGCTGCGTTAGCCTTTACGGGGAGTTTGTGCCTCCGGAAGCATCAGATGTGGATTATCCACTTCCAGAGCTACTAGACAGTTCATCTGGTCCTTGCAAAGTGGATCTGCCATACGAGGAACTGTGGCTGGACCACACGCAGACAAGCAGTCCTGTACACGAGCATAATGAGGCCGTTCGAGGAAACGTTAGCGTCTCCAGCTGCCTGCCTAGCCTGCCATACTCCAGTGTGGTCTCTACAAGTGCTGCCTTCCTCAGTGCTGATATCAGTCTACCTCCACCCCCTGTGCCTCCAAAATCTGAAGCT GTGAAGGAGGAGTGTCGGTTGTTAAACGCTCCACCAATTCCGCCAAGGAGTTCCAAACAAACATCCCTGAGCTCCGGCAGCATCCCTGTGCCAAAACCACCGACAAAACCAAGGCAGCCAGACACTCGTTCCCCAAGCCCAACGTTGTCCTACTACTCTTCTGGTCTTCACAACAT AGTCGGAGAGAGCGAGTCCTCAAAAGAGACGGAGGAGCAGAACCATGCATGTTACCCATGCAACTGGATTCGAACAGATGGCAACAAAACCAACAAACCTCCCCCCTGCCACAGCCCCTCCACTGACACGGCGCACTCCCGTCTTTCCTGGCCAAATGACTTCTGTGGGCCTGATTTTCACAAAACCGAGGACTTCTCTTCAGTGCATTGCCGTAGTTACTCCAGCTACCCGAGGAAAAGGACCCCTGGCACCCCCAAGACGTTTTCCTCTGGCCTCTTTGACTTTGACAGAGAACGGAAGAGCACCGCAGCCACAGAGGCTCAACAGCCTGCACAGTTTTGTACTAAATCCACAAGTTATACCCTGGAAATGTACAAAGACAAACCTATTGAAGAATGTGACACTAAACAAAGCAGATCATGCCCTATCTTGCCACCAAGaaccccaaaaacaagcgatgcaaagaaagaaaaggaatgtGCATCCACAAATGTAGCAGGAGTTGACACTACACGCCAGTCGGACAGAGTGAACCAGGGAACTGCAATGTCCTGTCCTCTTTCTGAAGGGCTACAATGGCAGCCACCAGACAACCTCTCAGGCCTTTCCATTGAAGAGGTGTCCAAGTCACTACGTTTCATTGGGATGTCGGAGGATGTGGTCGGGTTGTTTGTTCGAGAGAAAATTGATGGTAATTTGCTCTTGCAGCTAACAGAAGAGATTCTGTCAGAGGACTTTAAGTTAAGCAAACTACAAGTGAAAAAACTCATGCAATTTATTGGTGGCTGGAGGCCCAAAATGTAA
- the garem gene encoding GRB2-associated and regulator of MAPK protein 1 isoform X2, producing the protein MELGSMLYNSLKDVTWSTTTLPLDRLVSAYKLPQIVKLDIGESVEGLRENDYLLIHSCRQWTTITAHSLEEGHYVIGPKIEIPVHYEGQFKLLEQDRDIKEPVQYFNSVEEVAKAFPERVYVMEEITFNVKVASGECNEDTEVYNITLNTGDELTLMGQAEILYAKTPREKSRLNTIFRRIGKLNSITRPGRGKMPCLICMNHRTNESVSLPFQCRGRFSTCSPLELQMQEGEHSIRAIVEKTRLPVNVTVPACPPRNVHDLHPIREGHRYKLVNVRTKTVVVCCALRPNAVLPVHFPLHITTAMPRLLVPEGLLHGEAWLESVVHRWFAYCQEQFDIENYSRAVRDVRADWPEDTKSPKKGTSGTGCAFGTGNGDGVGTNGCPAHLPSSLSSARDELTQSFHRLSVCVYGNNLHGNSEVNLQGCVSLYGEFVPPEASDVDYPLPELLDSSSGPCKVDLPYEELWLDHTQTSSPVHEHNEAVRGNVSVSSCLPSLPYSSVVSTSAAFLSADISLPPPPVPPKSEAVKEECRLLNAPPIPPRSSKQTSLSSGSIPVPKPPTKPRQPDTRSPSPTLSYYSSGLHNIVGESESSKETEEQNHACYPCNWIRTDGNKTNKPPPCHSPSTDTAHSRLSWPNDFCGPDFHKTEDFSSVHCRSYSSYPRKRTPGTPKTFSSGLFDFDRERKSTAATEAQQPAQFCTKSTSYTLEMYKDKPIEECDTKQSRSCPILPPRTPKTSDAKKEKECASTNVAGVDTTRQSDRVNQGTAMSCPLSEGLQWQPPDNLSGLSIEEVSKSLRFIGMSEDVVGLFVREKIDGNLLLQLTEEILSEDFKLSKLQVKKLMQFIGGWRPKM; encoded by the exons ATGGAGCTCGGCTCTATGCTGTACAACAGTTTAAAAGATGTAACATGGAGCACAACAACTCTGCCTCTGGACCGCCTGGTGAGCGCATACAAACTGCCCCAGATTGTAAAACTGGACATCG GGGAATCGGTGGAAGGGCTAAGAGAAAACGACTACCTCTTGATTCATTCGTGTCGACAGTGGACGACGATCACCGCCCATAGCCTGGAGGAGGGCCATTATGTCATTGGGCCGAAAATCGAGATCCCGGTCCATTATGAGG GTCAATTCAAACTGCTGGAGCAGGACCGGGATATTAAGGAGCCGGTGCAGTATTTCAATAGTGTGGAGGAAGTGGCCAAAGCTTTTCCTGAACGGGTTTATGTCATGGAAGAAATAACTTTCAATGTTAAg GTGGCATCCGGAGAATGCAATGAGGATACAGAGGTGTAcaacatcacactgaacacCGGTGACGAGTTAACACTTATGGGCCAAGCGGAGATCCTGTATGCAAAAACGCCAAGAGAGAAATCACGACTCAACACCATCTTCAGACGCATTGGCAAGCTTAACTCGATAACTCGTCCAGGGCGGGGCAAGATGCCATGCCTGATCTGTATGAACCACCGCACTAACGAGAGTGTGAGTCTGCCATTCCAATGCCGTGGCCGCTTTAGCACATGCTCACCGTTGGAGCTGCAGATGCAAGAAGGAGAGCACAGTATCCGTGCCATAGTGGAGAAGACACGGCTGCCGGTCAACGTGACTGTGCCCGCGTGTCCACCACGCAACGTGCATGACCTGCACCCAATCCGAGAGGGGCACCGCTACAAGCTTGTTAATGTGCGTACCAAGACTGTGGTGGTGTGCTGTGCACTCCGCCCAAACGCTGTGCTGCCTGTACACTTTCCCTTGCATATTACCACGGCGATGCCTCGCTTACTGGTACCCGAAGGCTTGCTGCATGGTGAGGCATGGCTCGAAAGCGTAGTTCATCGCTGGTTTGCATACTGCCAGGAACAGTTTGATATTGAAAATTACTCAAGGGCAGTGCGTGATGTGAGGGCCGACTGGCCCGAGGACACCAAGAGTCCCAAGAAAGGCACCAGTGGAACAGGATGTGCATTCGGGACTGGAAATGGAGATGGAGTTGGTACCAATGGCTGCCCTGCCCACCTGCCAAGCTCGCTTAGCTCAGCCCGAGATGAGCTCACGCAGTCATTCCACCGACTATCCGTCTGTGTCTATGGGAACAATCTGCATGGCAACAGTGAGGTGAACCTGCAGGGCTGCGTTAGCCTTTACGGGGAGTTTGTGCCTCCGGAAGCATCAGATGTGGATTATCCACTTCCAGAGCTACTAGACAGTTCATCTGGTCCTTGCAAAGTGGATCTGCCATACGAGGAACTGTGGCTGGACCACACGCAGACAAGCAGTCCTGTACACGAGCATAATGAGGCCGTTCGAGGAAACGTTAGCGTCTCCAGCTGCCTGCCTAGCCTGCCATACTCCAGTGTGGTCTCTACAAGTGCTGCCTTCCTCAGTGCTGATATCAGTCTACCTCCACCCCCTGTGCCTCCAAAATCTGAAGCT GTGAAGGAGGAGTGTCGGTTGTTAAACGCTCCACCAATTCCGCCAAGGAGTTCCAAACAAACATCCCTGAGCTCCGGCAGCATCCCTGTGCCAAAACCACCGACAAAACCAAGGCAGCCAGACACTCGTTCCCCAAGCCCAACGTTGTCCTACTACTCTTCTGGTCTTCACAACAT AGTCGGAGAGAGCGAGTCCTCAAAAGAGACGGAGGAGCAGAACCATGCATGTTACCCATGCAACTGGATTCGAACAGATGGCAACAAAACCAACAAACCTCCCCCCTGCCACAGCCCCTCCACTGACACGGCGCACTCCCGTCTTTCCTGGCCAAATGACTTCTGTGGGCCTGATTTTCACAAAACCGAGGACTTCTCTTCAGTGCATTGCCGTAGTTACTCCAGCTACCCGAGGAAAAGGACCCCTGGCACCCCCAAGACGTTTTCCTCTGGCCTCTTTGACTTTGACAGAGAACGGAAGAGCACCGCAGCCACAGAGGCTCAACAGCCTGCACAGTTTTGTACTAAATCCACAAGTTATACCCTGGAAATGTACAAAGACAAACCTATTGAAGAATGTGACACTAAACAAAGCAGATCATGCCCTATCTTGCCACCAAGaaccccaaaaacaagcgatgcaaagaaagaaaaggaatgtGCATCCACAAATGTAGCAGGAGTTGACACTACACGCCAGTCGGACAGAGTGAACCAGGGAACTGCAATGTCCTGTCCTCTTTCTGAAGGGCTACAATGGCAGCCACCAGACAACCTCTCAGGCCTTTCCATTGAAGAGGTGTCCAAGTCACTACGTTTCATTGGGATGTCGGAGGATGTGGTCGGGTTGTTTGTTCGAGAGAAAATTGATGGTAATTTGCTCTTGCAGCTAACAGAAGAGATTCTGTCAGAGGACTTTAAGTTAAGCAAACTACAAGTGAAAAAACTCATGCAATTTATTGGTGGCTGGAGGCCCAAAATGTAA
- the ncf2 gene encoding neutrophil cytosol factor 2 — translation MSFVSTLRQWDEAVACVEKKDIDSGLRIFLRIEEKTSKINFNIGCLHLNNNDLDAAEKAFDSSIGKDQYLAVAFFQRGITFYKKERFEESLMDFQQCFKELRGNHLIDYKPLGMMYKLYACEVLHNIGLVYAKMGKWENAQEQLLSALKVRIDSKFSHIDKALESILKQKLFPLVVIRPELLFKPNKHYVAELEKKDYLGKAKVISSVVPADSFSGFAPLQPQVEDAPAKPKLPEVLRALEGEPHTVLYEFIPETTEELAVLPGNIVFVLKRGTDNWASVIFNERRGLVPYNFLEPLDITVASKMVQVAPSSGNEDIPAPPRRVAPSKPVSKAGQEATTNEIKADDFSKCIVKVHFLFTISVCVAPGQPYKAFLKIISNKLKRPESALTLSYFKPGSTEKVTVDESEMEVMWTCVSNNRLTLWCSASEDKTTTQEKMVALYAYEACTPEDLEFAAGDVITILSKVNEEWLEGECNGKSGIFPSSFVVNQEGNQ, via the exons ATGTCCTTCGTGAGCACTTTGCGTCAGTGGGATGAAGCAGTGGcttgtgtggaaaaaaaggaCATAGACTCTGGTCTCAGGATCTTCCTGCGCATTGAAGAGAAAACATCAAAAATCAACTTCAACATCGGATGCCTCCATCTGAACAATAATGACCTGGATGCTGCTGAAAAG GCATTTGACAGCAGCATCGGCAAAGATCAGTATCTGGCTGTTGCTTTTTTTCAGCGGGGAATTACATTCTATAAAAAAGAAAG GTTTGAAGAGTCACTGATGGATTTCCAGCAATGTTTTAAGGAGCTAAGAGGGAATCACCTAATAGACTACAAACCTCTTGGAATGATGTATAAACTTTATgcttgtgag GTGCTGCACAATATCGGACTTGTCTATGCAAAGATGGGGAAATGGGAGAATGCTCAGGAACAGCTGCTTTCTGCTCTTAAAGTCCGTATAGACTCCAAGTTCAGCCACATCGATAAGGCTCTGGAATCCATTTTG AAGCAGAAGCTCTTTCCTCTGGTGGTGATTCGACCCGAGCTGTTGTTCAAACCCAATAAGCACTATGTGGCAGAACTGGAGAAAAAGGACTATCTTGGGAAGGCCAAG GTTATATCTTCTGTGGTTCCTGCTGATAGTTTCTCAGGTTTTGCTCCTCTTCAGCCTCAA GTTGAAGATGCTCCAGCTAAACCCAAGCTACCAGAAGTACTGAG AGCTCTTGAAGGTGAACCACACACAGTTCTGTACGAGTTCATCCCTGAGACCACAGAAGAACTGGCTGTGTTACCTGGCAACATCGTCTTCGTTCTTAAGAGAGGGACTGACAACTGGGCGTCTGTTATTTTCAACGAAAGG AGAGGGTTGGTTCCCTACAATTTCCTGGAGCCACTGGATATTACGGTGGCCTCCAAAATGGTGCAG GTTGCACCATCCAGTGGTAATGAAGACATACCCGCTCCACCGAGAAGAGTAGCACCCAGTAAACCTGTGAGTAAAGCAGGTCAGGAGGCCACCACAAATGAG ATTAAAGCTGATGATTTCTCAAAATGCATTGTGAAAGTGCACTTCCTGTTCACCATATCCGTCTGCGTTGCACCAGGACAGCCATATAAAGCCTTTCTCAAGATTATCAGCAATAAACTCAAGCGACCTGAATCTGCACTCACTCTGAG CTATTTTAAGCCTGGATCTACTGAGAAAGTGACCGTTGACGAGTCAGAGATGGAGGTGATGTGGACCTGCGTGAGCAACAATCGCCTCACGCTCTGGTGTTCAGCCTCTGAG gaCAAAACTACAACACAGGAAAAGATGGTGGCTCTGTATGCTTATGAAGCATGCACACCTGAAGATCTGGAGTTTGCTGCAGGAGATGTCATCACTATCCTGTCTAAAG TCAATGAAGAATGGCTCGAGGGCGAGTGCAATGGGAAGAGTGGCATCTTCCCATCATCTTTTGTTGTAAATCAAGAAGGTAATCAGTAG